Proteins encoded within one genomic window of Halodesulfurarchaeum formicicum:
- a CDS encoding methytransferase partner Trm112 — MNEELMDIVCCPVDKAELELSVESRDDGEIVAGSLTCTECGTVYPIEDGIPNLLPPDMRETSA; from the coding sequence GTGAACGAAGAACTCATGGACATCGTCTGTTGCCCGGTGGACAAGGCCGAACTTGAACTTTCAGTGGAATCGCGAGACGACGGGGAGATCGTGGCGGGGTCGCTTACCTGCACGGAGTGTGGGACGGTCTACCCGATCGAGGACGGGATCCCGAACCTCCTTCCGCCGGATATGCGAGAGACCTCCGCCTGA
- a CDS encoding UPF0058 family protein, with product MHKDELLELHEEMVHIKDRFAGFEEINAEHFEPYEELDVDPSHVHKSKSEHKHAVFVLGNALASAMSEDEFSSAGRLSKRMAELAEDAEEKL from the coding sequence ATGCACAAAGACGAACTGCTGGAGCTCCACGAGGAGATGGTCCACATCAAGGACCGGTTTGCCGGCTTCGAGGAGATCAACGCCGAGCACTTCGAGCCCTACGAGGAACTCGACGTGGATCCCTCACACGTCCACAAGTCCAAAAGCGAGCACAAACACGCCGTCTTCGTTCTCGGCAACGCCCTGGCGTCGGCGATGAGCGAGGACGAGTTTAGCTCGGCCGGCCGACTCTCCAAGCGCATGGCGGAGCTCGCCGAAGACGCCGAGGAGAAGCTGTAA
- the cysS gene encoding cysteine--tRNA ligase, which produces MPLSVTNTLTGEREPFEPQDPDSVLLYYCGLTVSDDAHLGHARSWVQVDVMHRWLEHLGYSVRHVENFTDVNEKIVARVGSEELGGDEQSVAMHYISSVIEDMRGLNLKRASVYPRVSEHVPEIIDLIEALIERDHAYVSNGSVYFDVSSFPEYGKLSGQNLEAMESQGPEAERAEKEAPQDFALWKAGPVDPETVAEHRDGDPAAVEAEGQIWDAPWGEGRPGWHIECSAMSMAHLDESIDIHVGGQDLVFPHHENEIAQSEAATGHQFAKYWLHVNLLETEGEKMSTSLENFFTVKTALDELGTNAVRMFLLSAQYRQSQTYSEGTIEEAIERWDRLERAYDRAVDAADSPDAYATEVDETLRGTVSDQQTAFREAMNDDFNTRGALAALFEIVGAVNEHVTDRDRYDYEGLHEAIEAFETLGGEVLGFVFAGTSRDGEVELAAELIEELLSVRESRREAGDYDSADRIRDRLSELGVEVQDTDQGPEFRL; this is translated from the coding sequence ATGCCGCTTTCCGTGACGAACACGCTCACCGGCGAGCGCGAACCGTTCGAGCCGCAGGACCCCGACTCCGTACTGCTCTACTACTGTGGGCTGACGGTCTCGGACGACGCCCACCTGGGCCATGCACGCTCCTGGGTGCAAGTCGACGTGATGCACCGATGGCTCGAACACCTGGGCTACTCGGTTCGACACGTCGAGAACTTCACCGACGTGAACGAGAAGATCGTCGCCCGAGTCGGGAGTGAGGAGTTGGGTGGGGACGAGCAGTCAGTGGCGATGCACTACATCTCCTCGGTCATCGAGGACATGCGCGGGTTGAACCTCAAACGGGCCTCCGTGTACCCTCGCGTATCCGAACACGTTCCGGAGATCATCGACCTCATCGAGGCACTCATCGAACGGGACCACGCGTACGTCTCGAATGGGTCCGTGTACTTCGACGTCTCCTCGTTCCCCGAGTACGGCAAGCTCTCCGGCCAGAACCTCGAAGCGATGGAATCCCAGGGGCCGGAAGCCGAACGCGCCGAGAAGGAGGCCCCGCAGGACTTCGCGCTCTGGAAGGCCGGCCCCGTGGACCCCGAGACCGTCGCCGAGCACCGCGACGGTGATCCGGCGGCAGTCGAGGCCGAGGGCCAGATCTGGGACGCCCCCTGGGGCGAGGGCCGACCGGGCTGGCACATCGAGTGCTCGGCGATGAGTATGGCGCACCTGGACGAGTCGATCGACATCCACGTCGGCGGCCAGGATCTCGTCTTCCCCCATCACGAGAACGAGATCGCCCAGAGCGAGGCGGCCACGGGTCACCAGTTCGCGAAGTACTGGCTCCACGTCAACCTTCTCGAGACCGAGGGCGAGAAGATGTCGACGAGCCTGGAGAACTTCTTCACCGTGAAGACCGCGCTGGACGAGCTCGGGACCAACGCCGTGCGGATGTTCCTTCTCTCCGCCCAGTACCGTCAGTCCCAGACCTACTCCGAAGGAACGATCGAGGAGGCCATCGAGCGCTGGGACCGCCTCGAACGGGCCTACGACCGTGCGGTCGACGCCGCGGACTCCCCAGACGCGTACGCGACTGAAGTCGACGAAACCCTCAGAGGGACGGTCTCGGACCAGCAGACCGCTTTCCGGGAGGCCATGAACGACGACTTCAACACCCGGGGCGCGCTGGCGGCACTGTTCGAAATCGTGGGCGCCGTGAACGAACACGTGACCGACCGGGACCGGTACGACTACGAGGGGCTGCACGAAGCCATCGAGGCCTTCGAGACGCTCGGCGGCGAGGTGCTGGGATTCGTCTTCGCCGGGACGAGTCGGGATGGCGAGGTCGAACTCGCCGCGGAACTGATCGAGGAACTCCTCTCGGTTCGGGAATCCAGACGCGAGGCGGGGGACTACGACTCTGCCGACCGGATTCGGGACCGGCTTTCGGAACTGGGTGTCGAGGTTCAGGACACCGACCAGGGACCGGAGTTCCGACTTTAG
- a CDS encoding adenylosuccinate synthase, whose product MTVTIVGAQLGDEGKGRVVDLLGERADVVVRYQGGDNAGHTVVDGDEEYKLSLVPSGAVRGKIGVLGNGVVINPRTFFDEVDQLREQGLDPDVRLAKRAHVIMPYHRAIDGIEESAKSDSDLAAGTTGRGIGPTYEDKAGRRGIRVGDLLDPAVLRDRLEYVVPQKRALYEEVYDGEADEAFDVEALYEEYKAFGDRIKSEGLAVNAGEFLDERVQAGDQVMLEGAQGTSLDIDHGIYPYVTSSNPTAGYAATGSGLGVTTVGQGDVIGVVKAYLSRVGTGPLPTELDGDLAEYIRDEGGEYGTVTGRPRRVGYLDMPMLRTATRANGFTGLAINHLDVLAGLEEVKVGHAYEHEGETRYTMPATTERWGECEPVYRTFEGWPDVDWNAVAAEGYEALPTAAQEYVSYIESELGVPTVTLGLGPARETAIVREDPFA is encoded by the coding sequence ATGACTGTGACGATCGTCGGGGCGCAGCTCGGCGACGAAGGGAAGGGCCGGGTCGTCGACCTGCTGGGCGAACGAGCCGACGTCGTGGTACGGTATCAGGGCGGGGACAACGCGGGGCACACCGTGGTCGACGGGGACGAGGAGTACAAACTCTCCCTGGTTCCAAGCGGCGCGGTCCGGGGCAAGATCGGCGTGCTGGGCAACGGCGTCGTGATCAACCCCCGAACGTTCTTCGACGAGGTCGACCAGCTCCGCGAACAGGGGCTGGATCCCGACGTGCGGCTCGCAAAGCGCGCCCACGTGATCATGCCCTATCATCGGGCCATCGACGGTATCGAGGAGTCCGCAAAATCCGACTCCGATCTTGCGGCCGGCACGACCGGTCGTGGCATCGGGCCCACCTACGAGGACAAGGCGGGTCGCCGTGGCATTCGTGTCGGTGACCTGCTCGACCCCGCTGTGCTCCGAGACCGCCTGGAGTACGTCGTCCCGCAGAAACGCGCGCTCTACGAGGAGGTTTACGACGGTGAGGCCGACGAAGCGTTCGATGTCGAGGCGCTTTACGAGGAGTACAAAGCCTTCGGTGACCGGATCAAATCGGAGGGGCTGGCCGTCAACGCCGGCGAATTCCTCGACGAGCGCGTCCAGGCGGGCGATCAGGTCATGCTCGAAGGGGCCCAGGGTACCTCGCTGGACATCGATCACGGGATCTACCCCTACGTCACCTCCTCGAACCCGACCGCCGGCTACGCGGCGACCGGTTCCGGGCTCGGCGTGACCACCGTCGGTCAGGGGGACGTGATCGGTGTCGTCAAGGCCTATCTCTCCCGGGTCGGTACCGGCCCGCTCCCCACTGAACTGGACGGCGACCTGGCCGAATACATCCGCGATGAGGGTGGCGAGTACGGCACCGTCACCGGTCGCCCGCGTCGGGTCGGTTACCTCGACATGCCCATGTTGCGCACGGCGACCCGAGCGAACGGCTTCACGGGCCTCGCGATCAACCACCTCGACGTGCTGGCCGGCCTCGAGGAAGTCAAAGTCGGCCACGCGTACGAACACGAGGGTGAGACCCGGTATACGATGCCCGCGACGACCGAGCGCTGGGGCGAGTGCGAACCGGTCTATCGGACGTTCGAGGGCTGGCCCGACGTCGACTGGAACGCGGTCGCAGCGGAGGGATACGAAGCGCTTCCGACGGCCGCCCAGGAGTACGTTTCCTACATCGAGTCCGAACTGGGAGTGCCGACGGTGACACTTGGGCTCGGCCCGGCGCGGGAGACGGCCATCGTCCGCGAGGACCCCTTCGCCTGA
- a CDS encoding tripartite tricarboxylate transporter permease — MEVLGIRVVSNPTGAILALGFIAGGVGLGTASGLVPGLHVNTLAILLAALAPQIPAAPHLVGAALLAAGVVHSFLDIVPTLAIGVPDAAMAVSALPGHRLVLGGRGREALRLSALGSGGAILTAVVLGFPVTWLMSRVAPLLIEHLRIVLLAVATLMVLTERSKQAQLGGVLAILASGGLGLLTLDLNPESLLPGGDMLLPLLAGLFGIPVLVLAAKGGGLPPQSGTTLATDRHQLGQWSLVGAVSGAVVAYVPGVSAAVAAVLAFIGLPGEATDRGFIVAISGVNTANTVFALFALIALGAPRTGVLVAFERASLPPNLPLLLVAILIAAAAGLVLVPVLGDRYLDLVGNADSRRLSVGVGLLIAVLTWVFTGPLGVLVLGVSALIGHLPIYFDSRRVHLMGVLFVPLAVG; from the coding sequence ATGGAGGTGCTGGGGATCCGGGTGGTCTCGAACCCGACTGGAGCCATCCTTGCGCTGGGGTTTATCGCCGGTGGGGTGGGACTCGGCACAGCCAGCGGGCTAGTTCCCGGGCTCCATGTCAACACGCTGGCGATCTTGCTCGCCGCGCTCGCCCCACAGATCCCGGCCGCGCCCCATCTGGTCGGGGCCGCACTGCTGGCAGCGGGAGTGGTTCACTCCTTTCTCGACATCGTCCCGACACTCGCGATCGGCGTCCCGGACGCCGCGATGGCCGTCTCGGCGCTCCCGGGCCACCGCCTCGTCCTCGGTGGCCGGGGGCGAGAAGCGCTCCGGCTCTCGGCCCTGGGTAGCGGCGGCGCTATCCTGACTGCGGTCGTCCTCGGGTTTCCGGTGACCTGGCTCATGAGCCGGGTCGCACCGCTTTTGATCGAGCATCTCCGGATCGTCCTCCTTGCGGTCGCGACCCTGATGGTGCTCACCGAACGGTCGAAACAGGCCCAACTGGGCGGCGTACTCGCGATCCTGGCCAGCGGGGGCCTGGGATTGCTCACACTCGATCTGAACCCCGAGAGTCTGCTCCCGGGTGGCGATATGCTGCTGCCCCTGCTCGCTGGGCTCTTCGGCATCCCGGTCCTGGTCCTGGCTGCCAAGGGAGGCGGACTCCCGCCACAGTCAGGGACGACACTCGCGACCGACCGCCATCAACTCGGCCAGTGGAGTCTCGTCGGGGCCGTCTCGGGAGCCGTCGTCGCCTACGTGCCAGGTGTCTCCGCGGCCGTCGCCGCCGTCCTCGCGTTCATCGGTCTTCCGGGAGAGGCAACCGACCGGGGCTTCATCGTGGCGATCAGCGGCGTGAACACGGCGAACACGGTGTTCGCACTGTTCGCATTAATCGCACTGGGCGCACCCCGAACGGGCGTGCTCGTGGCGTTCGAGCGGGCCTCACTGCCGCCGAACCTCCCCCTCCTGCTCGTCGCGATCCTGATTGCCGCGGCTGCAGGGCTGGTACTGGTCCCTGTCCTGGGCGACCGATATCTGGACCTGGTCGGCAACGCCGACAGCAGACGGCTCTCGGTAGGCGTCGGCCTGCTCATCGCCGTCCTCACCTGGGTCTTCACCGGCCCGCTCGGCGTGCTCGTCCTCGGGGTGAGCGCCCTGATCGGTCACCTGCCGATCTACTTCGACAGCCGACGGGTCCACCTGATGGGCGTGCTCTTCGTGCCGCTCGCGGTGGGCTAA
- a CDS encoding DUF7524 family protein, whose amino-acid sequence MRELTVYLNRDGLNTVETDERTVRASQSMALLLENHGKPTHIHFHPDDDLAALGSITEHHVFVPKGEWRRVELQFMEAAAGTGRLEITAGYGQEKTTIDVEAVPAEATESTEPSSESTVQADHETDSEQSPDGTLPLGLDTERLENPIVLGAAGAFLLVVILLAVVNPLAAIASIVAAAIMAVGVGGYLAEWDPFESDET is encoded by the coding sequence GTGCGGGAGCTCACCGTCTACCTCAACCGCGACGGACTGAACACCGTCGAGACCGACGAGCGGACGGTCCGAGCCTCCCAGTCGATGGCGCTGCTTCTGGAGAACCACGGGAAACCGACCCACATCCATTTCCATCCGGACGACGACCTGGCCGCACTCGGGTCCATTACGGAGCATCACGTCTTCGTCCCGAAAGGTGAGTGGCGACGCGTCGAGTTGCAGTTCATGGAGGCCGCCGCGGGGACCGGCCGACTCGAAATCACCGCCGGCTACGGACAGGAAAAAACGACCATCGACGTCGAGGCCGTCCCGGCTGAAGCGACCGAATCGACCGAACCGAGTTCCGAGTCGACTGTCCAGGCCGACCACGAGACCGACAGCGAGCAGTCACCCGACGGCACGCTCCCGCTCGGACTCGATACCGAACGCCTCGAAAACCCTATCGTGCTGGGTGCGGCCGGGGCGTTCCTCCTCGTCGTGATTCTGCTCGCCGTCGTCAACCCCCTCGCGGCCATCGCCTCGATCGTTGCGGCCGCGATCATGGCCGTTGGTGTCGGGGGCTATCTCGCCGAGTGGGACCCCTTCGAGTCGGACGAAACCTGA
- a CDS encoding isochorismate synthase, translating into MAEDLHDRHQADRLDAAVRTTGPRTLREAIQALDPITAVWASPDGPAVLAVGQAKTVTASGAARFQEVKRRGDRLLERVETAHLPERARPRLFGGLSFFDQATLEPPWTDFEPAAFVLPAIQVTLGRDQTLVSGFGAGAAPPRLDQIVQQLAHAGEGTQTKTDPRISATATDLRADRPDWIERVRAIQDRIETGPLQKAVLAAALDVALTDPLPLGAVLKTLTDRYPSCYRFSFTPPGTQAGDTPPAQFFGATPEQLVGKRGRTVETEALAGTVERGATEAIDAANVSRLQRDSTLAVEHEFVASRIAEQLRETAATVTVGDREVRSLANVHHLRTPIHATLDTDTHVLDFVATLHPTPAVGGHPPEAALETIHEVESTVRGWYAAPVGWFDANGDGEFAVGIRSALARDSRVTLFAGNGIVAGSDPETEYEELAAKFRPIREVLE; encoded by the coding sequence GTGGCCGAGGACCTCCATGACCGCCACCAGGCAGACCGACTCGACGCGGCGGTCCGGACGACCGGACCCCGCACGCTCCGCGAAGCGATCCAGGCACTGGATCCGATCACTGCAGTCTGGGCGAGTCCAGACGGCCCGGCGGTCCTCGCGGTGGGGCAGGCCAAAACGGTCACCGCGTCGGGAGCAGCTCGGTTCCAGGAAGTGAAAAGACGTGGCGATCGACTGCTCGAACGAGTCGAGACAGCCCACCTGCCCGAACGCGCCCGACCCCGCCTGTTTGGGGGCCTTTCCTTCTTCGACCAGGCTACACTCGAACCCCCCTGGACCGATTTCGAGCCGGCCGCATTCGTCCTGCCGGCGATCCAGGTGACCCTGGGTCGAGACCAGACCCTCGTTTCCGGCTTCGGTGCGGGGGCAGCCCCGCCTCGTCTCGATCAAATCGTACAGCAACTTGCCCACGCAGGCGAGGGAACACAGACGAAAACGGATCCACGCATTTCGGCGACTGCGACCGACCTCCGGGCCGACCGACCGGACTGGATCGAACGAGTGCGGGCCATCCAGGATCGCATCGAAACCGGCCCGCTCCAGAAGGCCGTCCTCGCCGCAGCCCTGGACGTGGCGTTGACCGACCCACTCCCACTCGGAGCAGTGCTGAAGACCCTGACTGATCGGTATCCATCCTGCTACCGGTTCAGCTTCACGCCGCCGGGCACCCAGGCGGGCGATACCCCACCGGCGCAGTTCTTCGGGGCGACCCCGGAGCAACTCGTCGGCAAGCGAGGTCGAACCGTGGAAACCGAAGCGCTCGCCGGAACCGTCGAGCGGGGAGCCACCGAGGCGATCGACGCTGCAAACGTCTCGCGGCTCCAGCGGGATTCGACCCTGGCTGTTGAACACGAGTTCGTGGCCAGCCGAATCGCCGAACAGCTCCGTGAGACGGCGGCCACGGTCACGGTCGGTGATCGGGAAGTCCGGAGTCTGGCGAACGTCCACCATCTCAGAACTCCCATCCACGCCACACTCGATACGGACACACACGTCCTGGATTTCGTCGCCACGCTTCACCCCACGCCGGCAGTTGGCGGGCATCCACCCGAGGCGGCACTGGAGACGATTCACGAGGTCGAATCGACGGTTCGTGGCTGGTATGCCGCCCCAGTGGGCTGGTTCGACGCGAACGGTGACGGGGAGTTCGCCGTCGGCATCAGATCTGCCCTCGCACGCGACAGCCGGGTCACGCTCTTTGCCGGGAACGGCATCGTGGCCGGCAGCGACCCCGAAACGGAGTACGAGGAACTCGCGGCCAAGTTCCGACCGATCAGGGAGGTGCTCGAATGA
- a CDS encoding DUF7527 domain-containing protein, translating into MHSRTVDQVRSWDSRPFSGGMGGLSELSDHDHTGAVVAGDTWLFMLNGRVIGVFEGSLSAFEESGTVYAAPHDSLPLLFAMQERGGQPRARYFTEDTPLAEADRTLSEANFTGYVELSENVLSGDYYLVYYGGTRRAAAFIGESGRLETSEKAYELAADEVGLYEVMDVSMTITEIPEPATTATGAATDTATAAATDSPDDEPAVSAPDTESTESPPEEDQGSEEDSTSSESPAEAESSAAGSGSTADVSDSPPQGSSSPSETEPPADPEPEAGPSPSTGTPNAAATERETDPEPEEPSTETASDPRSESAVEADADSNLDRMFRAEAEWRRTRAIPALDPDETEPVDSEAEANTGGAATSQAADSENRQSERPTGQSGSVSRASSTGTTNRAATGSNTPQRKKLEAALEKRDERIEHLEERLESAESQRESLEAELEEARSERARLEEELADVRSERDELQARVEELEAGGAPPAAGGTGDIDPATALAGTNLFVRYESKGKPTLEAIAEADQDAINANLQLEHHTQFESESAQVDGQAYRPFLEGTGAFRFVSWLLREFPYELLDLEADSAMGELFEAIPQIDRVEFDGSVTVDPESGAQEEFAIVMRDRMGNPLAVAAYNEGRNPVQGEELETLLDGARAVGGAVDSLAGAFYVTASFFEPQALESAESAASSGGLFSRNEKASYVKPDGGSGFHLGLIEDRSETFHVTVPKL; encoded by the coding sequence ATGCACTCACGCACGGTCGATCAGGTTCGATCCTGGGATTCTCGACCGTTCTCCGGCGGGATGGGGGGCCTTTCCGAACTTTCCGATCACGATCACACCGGCGCGGTGGTCGCCGGGGACACCTGGCTTTTCATGCTGAACGGTCGGGTCATCGGCGTCTTCGAGGGCTCGCTTTCGGCCTTCGAGGAATCGGGGACGGTGTATGCGGCACCGCACGACTCCCTGCCGCTGTTGTTCGCGATGCAGGAGCGCGGTGGGCAGCCACGGGCGCGGTACTTCACCGAGGACACGCCACTGGCGGAGGCAGATCGCACCCTTTCGGAGGCCAACTTCACCGGCTACGTCGAACTCTCGGAGAACGTCCTCAGCGGGGATTACTACCTCGTCTACTACGGCGGGACCCGGCGGGCCGCCGCCTTCATCGGAGAGAGCGGTCGCCTGGAGACCAGCGAGAAGGCTTACGAACTTGCCGCGGACGAAGTTGGACTGTACGAGGTCATGGACGTCTCCATGACGATCACGGAGATTCCGGAGCCGGCGACCACCGCGACCGGGGCGGCGACGGACACCGCGACCGCTGCGGCCACAGATTCTCCGGACGATGAACCCGCTGTGTCGGCCCCGGACACCGAATCGACCGAGTCACCGCCAGAGGAGGACCAGGGCAGCGAGGAGGATTCTACGTCCTCGGAGTCACCAGCGGAGGCAGAATCGAGCGCCGCGGGGTCCGGCAGTACCGCTGACGTGAGTGACTCACCTCCGCAGGGGTCGAGTTCGCCGTCGGAAACCGAGCCGCCGGCCGACCCTGAGCCGGAAGCTGGCCCGTCACCGAGTACTGGAACACCGAACGCCGCCGCGACCGAGCGGGAAACAGATCCCGAGCCGGAAGAGCCGTCGACCGAGACGGCGTCGGACCCACGTTCGGAGTCCGCCGTCGAAGCCGACGCGGACTCGAACCTCGATCGGATGTTCCGCGCAGAGGCGGAGTGGCGGCGGACTCGTGCCATTCCCGCGCTCGATCCGGACGAAACCGAACCGGTCGATTCCGAAGCGGAAGCGAACACGGGCGGCGCCGCCACGTCACAGGCAGCCGATTCAGAGAACCGCCAGTCGGAGCGGCCGACGGGACAATCGGGATCGGTGTCCCGCGCTTCTTCGACCGGTACGACAAACCGGGCTGCCACCGGTTCGAACACCCCCCAGCGGAAAAAGCTCGAAGCGGCCCTGGAAAAGCGAGACGAGCGGATCGAGCACCTCGAAGAGCGACTGGAGTCGGCCGAATCCCAGCGGGAATCCCTCGAAGCTGAACTCGAAGAGGCCCGGTCCGAGCGGGCCCGCCTCGAGGAGGAACTGGCCGATGTTCGAAGCGAACGCGACGAACTGCAGGCCCGTGTCGAAGAACTGGAGGCCGGTGGGGCCCCACCAGCGGCTGGTGGCACTGGCGACATCGACCCGGCGACAGCCCTGGCCGGGACGAATCTCTTTGTCAGGTACGAGTCCAAGGGCAAACCGACCCTGGAGGCCATCGCCGAGGCCGATCAGGATGCGATCAACGCGAACCTGCAACTCGAACATCACACGCAGTTCGAGAGCGAGTCCGCCCAGGTCGACGGCCAGGCCTACCGGCCATTTTTGGAGGGGACCGGTGCGTTCCGATTCGTCTCCTGGTTGCTCCGGGAGTTCCCGTACGAACTGCTCGATCTGGAGGCCGACTCGGCGATGGGCGAACTCTTCGAGGCGATTCCGCAGATCGATCGCGTCGAGTTCGACGGCTCGGTGACCGTCGATCCGGAGTCGGGCGCTCAGGAGGAGTTTGCCATCGTCATGCGGGATCGGATGGGCAATCCCCTCGCCGTCGCGGCGTACAACGAGGGGCGAAACCCCGTTCAGGGCGAGGAGCTCGAGACACTTCTTGACGGGGCGCGTGCCGTCGGGGGAGCCGTCGACTCGCTTGCGGGTGCCTTCTACGTCACTGCGAGCTTCTTCGAACCGCAGGCACTCGAAAGCGCAGAATCAGCCGCTTCCTCTGGCGGGCTGTTCAGTCGGAACGAGAAAGCGAGTTACGTCAAGCCGGACGGGGGAAGTGGCTTCCACCTCGGTCTGATCGAGGACCGGAGCGAAACGTTCCACGTGACCGTGCCCAAACTCTAG
- a CDS encoding molybdopterin-dependent oxidoreductase codes for MAVRDVTGLYAEFGADRLPPGQHRTDEFPVFTKGDTPDVDRETLTLEITGAVATERTFDWEAFADLPTETQRQDVHCVTGWSSFDHEFTGVPVPALADRIDIDPAATHVLFHAADGYTTDLPLSAVMRQEVLLAFEHEGSPLEREHGGPLRVVTPHKYAYKGAKWLTGIEFSTEPIRGYWEQRGYSVSADPWAEDRYS; via the coding sequence ATGGCTGTGAGGGACGTGACCGGCCTCTACGCGGAATTCGGGGCGGACCGGCTTCCGCCGGGCCAGCACCGAACCGATGAGTTCCCGGTCTTCACGAAAGGCGACACGCCCGATGTCGATCGGGAGACACTCACCCTCGAAATCACCGGGGCCGTCGCCACCGAGCGGACCTTCGACTGGGAGGCGTTTGCGGACTTGCCCACGGAGACACAGCGCCAGGATGTCCACTGTGTCACGGGCTGGAGTTCCTTCGACCACGAGTTCACGGGTGTCCCCGTTCCCGCGCTCGCGGATCGGATCGACATCGATCCGGCGGCGACACACGTCCTGTTCCACGCGGCGGATGGCTACACGACCGACCTGCCACTTTCGGCGGTGATGCGCCAGGAGGTGCTCCTGGCCTTCGAACACGAGGGGTCCCCCCTCGAACGAGAACACGGCGGACCACTCCGGGTCGTCACACCCCACAAATACGCCTACAAGGGCGCGAAGTGGCTCACTGGCATCGAATTCAGTACCGAACCCATCCGGGGCTACTGGGAGCAGCGGGGGTACTCCGTCTCTGCCGACCCCTGGGCCGAGGACCGGTACAGCTGA
- a CDS encoding DUF7120 family protein — protein sequence MPTVEINVPDHIEMQIAQLVDQGEFLSQEEAIEQLLSAGIKAYKTSGPIEEEEGGFEDEGMMGHEDEYVF from the coding sequence ATGCCGACGGTGGAAATCAACGTCCCCGACCACATCGAGATGCAGATCGCTCAGCTCGTCGACCAGGGGGAGTTCCTGAGCCAGGAAGAGGCGATCGAACAGCTACTGTCCGCGGGTATCAAGGCCTACAAGACATCCGGCCCGATCGAAGAGGAGGAAGGCGGGTTCGAGGACGAGGGGATGATGGGCCACGAGGACGAGTACGTCTTCTAG
- a CDS encoding DUF7523 family protein, with amino-acid sequence MGSIAAETRRAVDRTPYLRRALRAGVLNYTAAARELDVAGETDAVASALRRYADELPALEPHTSRVSVRMERNTDKGVTVLGQASAAESPTAISLRGDIDPGRFGNAIWALSVSDVPVLGAGTVGEAAVVLVPRGDGPTALRLVEDVLDRD; translated from the coding sequence ATGGGATCGATCGCCGCCGAGACCCGTCGTGCCGTCGACCGGACACCGTACCTTCGGCGGGCCCTGCGAGCGGGGGTCCTGAACTACACGGCCGCGGCCCGCGAGCTCGACGTGGCTGGGGAAACCGACGCTGTCGCCTCGGCGCTCCGTCGGTACGCAGACGAACTCCCGGCCCTGGAGCCCCACACCTCGCGTGTCTCGGTCCGGATGGAACGGAATACCGACAAAGGCGTGACCGTCCTCGGACAGGCCTCCGCGGCCGAGTCGCCCACGGCGATCAGCCTCCGAGGTGATATCGATCCCGGGCGGTTCGGGAACGCCATCTGGGCCCTCTCGGTCTCGGACGTTCCCGTCCTGGGTGCTGGCACGGTCGGCGAGGCCGCGGTCGTGCTGGTTCCACGGGGCGACGGGCCGACGGCGCTTCGGCTGGTCGAGGACGTTTTGGACAGGGACTGA